In the genome of Candidatus Paceibacterota bacterium, one region contains:
- a CDS encoding replication-associated recombination protein A — protein sequence MEPLANRLRPTSLKDFIGQAHLVGEGKPIRLAIEQKKRFSFLLWGPPGVGKTTLARIYAQALGARFYELSAVAAGKGDITKIVDEDTQGEPKVLFLDEIHRFNKAQQDYLLPFVEKGVLTLVGATTENPSFEVNRALLSRCRVFVLENHTEEDMRKLFLRAVPDMTDDALDWLIAVASGDARQGLTILDATLALYGTVTIDHLKEAVQSRHLKYDKGGEEHHNIISAFIKSMRASQPDAALYYLARMTESGEDPLYIARRMIIFASEDVGLAQPTALVVANAVFQACQMIGYPECVINLAHATVYLAQAKKDRTSYEAFRAAQSDVRTLGELPVPLLIRNPVTSLMKDAGYGKGYELYTKTDLMPEKLQNKKYLGS from the coding sequence ATGGAACCGCTCGCTAATCGCCTTCGTCCTACGAGTCTCAAGGACTTTATCGGACAAGCGCACCTTGTTGGAGAAGGAAAGCCTATTCGTCTTGCTATAGAGCAGAAGAAGCGCTTCTCCTTCCTTCTGTGGGGACCACCGGGTGTCGGCAAGACGACGCTCGCGCGCATTTATGCACAAGCGCTTGGAGCGCGTTTCTATGAACTTTCTGCGGTTGCTGCAGGGAAGGGAGATATTACGAAGATTGTTGATGAAGATACACAAGGAGAGCCGAAAGTACTCTTTCTTGACGAGATTCATAGGTTTAATAAGGCACAGCAGGATTACCTTTTGCCTTTTGTTGAGAAAGGTGTGCTCACTCTTGTTGGTGCGACGACAGAAAATCCATCCTTCGAAGTGAATCGCGCATTGCTCTCGAGATGTCGTGTGTTTGTACTTGAGAATCATACTGAGGAAGACATGCGCAAACTCTTCTTACGAGCAGTCCCCGATATGACTGACGATGCACTCGATTGGCTCATCGCGGTTGCTAGTGGGGATGCGCGTCAGGGGCTCACGATTCTTGATGCAACACTCGCATTATACGGTACGGTGACAATTGATCACCTTAAGGAAGCCGTCCAGTCGAGGCACTTGAAGTATGACAAGGGTGGGGAGGAACATCACAACATCATTTCAGCTTTTATAAAAAGTATGCGCGCGAGTCAGCCCGATGCGGCCCTCTATTACCTTGCACGTATGACGGAGAGTGGGGAAGACCCATTGTATATCGCGCGACGCATGATTATCTTCGCGAGTGAAGATGTGGGACTTGCGCAACCAACGGCACTTGTGGTTGCCAATGCGGTATTCCAGGCCTGTCAGATGATTGGTTATCCTGAGTGCGTAATAAACCTCGCGCATGCGACGGTCTATTTGGCACAGGCAAAGAAAGACCGAACCTCTTATGAGGCTTTCCGTGCAGCGCAGTCAGATGTCCGTACGCTTGGCGAGTTACCAGTGCCACTCCTCATTCGTAATCCCGTCACAAGCCTCATGAAGGATGCGGGTTATGGTAAGGGGTACGAACTCTACACAAAGACCGACCTGATGCCCGAGAAGCTTCAAAACAAGAAGTATCTTGGAAGCTAG
- the typA gene encoding translational GTPase TypA produces the protein MEIRNIAIIAHVDHGKTTLTDALMRQTGMFAEGESMDSNSLELERGITIYSKNTAAYYKDTKINIVDTPGHADFGSEVERVLRSIDSVLLIVDAQEGPMPQTRFVLKKSLDLGLKPIVVINKIDKPAADPHRVEEEVLELFMDLGATQEQMNFHVCYAIGREGVAMRKLDDERKDLTPLLDMVLEYVPVANGDTTLPLRAQPFNLAYDNYLGRLAVVRVVDGVVKDADNLVVINNGVARKAKITKLFAFRGIKRVEVPELVSGDIGIIAGIPDVFIGETIAHSADVEQLPMITVDEPTIELNFLVNNSPFAGREGKFVTGRQIRERLEKELEVNVGLRVDFESASGESFRVAGRGELHVAILLENMRREGFEIQISQPQVIVKDIDGVKSEPFEEVTIDVPAVSQGAVIEKLGKRGAVMTHMVQHDNMVRMVFEGPTRGLLGYRMQFVVDTRGEGIMSSRVIGFRPWAGEIDHRNAGAMISMESGKALAFSLWNLQERGQIYITPTTEVYEGMIVGNTSKGEQMLVNPTKGKQLTNMRASGSDEAINLVPPVVLGIENGMEIMDDDEYLEITPKSIRLRKKLLSETERSKAKRK, from the coding sequence ATGGAAATTCGTAACATCGCAATCATTGCGCACGTCGACCACGGGAAGACGACATTGACCGACGCGCTTATGCGCCAGACGGGCATGTTTGCAGAAGGTGAGTCTATGGACTCGAACTCACTTGAGCTCGAGCGCGGTATCACCATCTATTCAAAGAATACTGCAGCATACTACAAGGACACAAAGATCAACATCGTGGACACACCAGGCCACGCCGATTTCGGTTCTGAGGTTGAGCGCGTGCTCCGTTCTATCGACAGCGTGCTCCTTATCGTCGATGCACAAGAAGGTCCTATGCCACAGACACGTTTCGTCTTGAAGAAGTCACTTGATCTCGGCCTCAAGCCAATCGTTGTCATCAACAAGATCGACAAGCCTGCAGCAGATCCTCACCGCGTTGAGGAGGAAGTCCTTGAACTTTTCATGGATCTCGGTGCTACTCAGGAGCAGATGAATTTCCATGTTTGTTACGCAATCGGTCGCGAGGGTGTCGCTATGCGCAAACTCGACGATGAGCGCAAGGACCTCACTCCGCTCCTTGATATGGTGCTCGAGTACGTTCCTGTCGCAAATGGTGATACAACGCTTCCACTCCGTGCACAGCCTTTCAACCTCGCATATGATAACTACTTGGGCCGCCTCGCAGTCGTCCGTGTCGTTGATGGTGTCGTGAAGGATGCCGACAATCTCGTCGTTATCAACAACGGCGTTGCACGTAAGGCAAAGATCACGAAGCTTTTCGCTTTCCGTGGTATCAAGCGTGTCGAGGTTCCTGAGCTCGTCTCTGGAGACATCGGCATCATCGCGGGTATTCCCGATGTCTTCATCGGTGAAACAATCGCGCACTCAGCAGATGTTGAGCAGCTTCCAATGATTACCGTGGATGAGCCTACGATTGAGCTCAATTTCCTCGTGAACAACTCACCGTTCGCAGGTCGCGAGGGTAAGTTCGTTACTGGTCGTCAGATCCGTGAGCGTCTTGAGAAGGAGCTCGAGGTTAATGTGGGTCTTCGTGTGGACTTTGAGTCTGCATCAGGAGAGTCATTTAGGGTTGCAGGTCGTGGAGAGCTCCATGTTGCAATCTTGCTCGAGAACATGCGCCGTGAGGGATTTGAAATTCAAATCTCACAGCCACAGGTCATCGTGAAGGATATTGACGGTGTGAAGAGTGAGCCATTTGAAGAGGTGACGATTGACGTCCCAGCGGTATCGCAGGGTGCAGTCATCGAGAAGCTCGGCAAGCGTGGTGCAGTCATGACCCACATGGTCCAGCACGACAATATGGTTCGTATGGTCTTCGAGGGTCCAACACGTGGTCTCCTTGGTTACCGTATGCAATTCGTTGTCGATACACGCGGTGAGGGTATCATGTCATCACGCGTCATCGGCTTCCGCCCATGGGCAGGAGAGATCGATCACCGCAATGCCGGTGCTATGATCTCTATGGAGTCAGGCAAGGCACTTGCATTCTCGCTTTGGAATCTCCAGGAGCGTGGCCAAATCTATATCACTCCAACGACGGAAGTCTACGAGGGTATGATTGTTGGTAACACCAGCAAGGGAGAGCAGATGCTTGTGAACCCAACGAAGGGTAAGCAGCTCACCAACATGCGCGCGTCAGGTTCTGACGAAGCAATCAACCTTGTGCCACCTGTGGTACTTGGTATTGAGAACGGAATGGAAATCATGGATGATGACGAGTACCTCGAGATCACTCCAAAGAGCATCCGTTTGCGCAAGAAGCTCCTCTCTGAGACAGAGCGTTCAAAGGCAAAGCGAAAATAA
- a CDS encoding response regulator transcription factor, which translates to MRNAHILIIEDHSTLLPYIEKSLQKEGFLVTSISNQQNASSHLSDTKLSLIILDRILPNASGTALVHTLAQQQPQTPILVLSDAPEKLTRDELKKLRLENFLIKPFAFQDFLSMTRDILEKHAGLGDELVLDNLIVDTKNKLVKRGGKTIILTKKEHVLLTYLMKHRDHAVPRADLLENVWGMQIDPLSNTIEAHILSLRHKIDSAGQTKLIHTVPKFGYRMSINK; encoded by the coding sequence ATGCGTAATGCCCATATTCTTATTATTGAGGACCACTCCACCCTCCTTCCTTATATTGAAAAGTCGCTTCAAAAAGAAGGTTTCCTTGTGACCTCTATTTCCAATCAACAGAATGCTTCATCGCATCTGAGTGACACTAAATTGTCACTCATTATTCTTGACCGAATACTTCCTAACGCTTCCGGCACAGCACTCGTACACACACTCGCTCAGCAACAACCACAAACACCTATCCTTGTACTCTCTGACGCGCCAGAGAAACTCACCCGTGACGAGCTCAAGAAGTTACGTCTCGAAAATTTTCTTATTAAACCATTTGCTTTTCAAGATTTTCTCTCGATGACGAGGGATATCTTGGAAAAACACGCGGGCCTCGGTGATGAACTTGTTCTCGATAATCTCATCGTAGACACAAAAAATAAGCTGGTAAAGCGTGGCGGTAAAACGATTATTCTTACAAAAAAAGAACACGTGCTTCTCACTTATCTCATGAAGCACCGCGATCATGCGGTCCCTCGCGCGGACTTATTAGAAAATGTTTGGGGAATGCAAATTGACCCCCTCTCAAATACGATAGAGGCGCACATTCTCTCGCTACGCCACAAGATTGATTCCGCAGGTCAGACAAAACTCATCCATACTGTTCCGAAATTCGGATATCGCATGAGCATCAATAAATAA
- a CDS encoding RNA polymerase sigma factor encodes MDFEQLIARAKQGDKEARANLYEEYATPLYRFVYIRINDKEEADDIVQDAFIRAFAALDRYNDQGKGMLPYLFTIARNLIINRAKKKRADTIDTDFLNAHDSGDRTDREALLGDVRDDILRAMEALSDTERDVVALKFYGERSYAEIAEELGKREDAIRQHVARALRKMRAVLSKEQNDNE; translated from the coding sequence ATGGATTTCGAGCAGCTGATTGCACGGGCAAAACAGGGTGATAAGGAAGCGCGCGCGAACCTCTATGAGGAATACGCCACGCCCCTTTATCGCTTCGTGTACATTCGCATTAACGACAAGGAGGAGGCAGACGATATCGTCCAAGATGCCTTCATCCGTGCTTTTGCGGCACTCGATCGATATAATGACCAGGGTAAGGGGATGCTCCCGTATCTCTTTACTATAGCCAGGAACCTCATTATTAACCGAGCCAAGAAAAAGCGAGCTGACACAATTGATACCGATTTCCTTAATGCTCATGATAGCGGCGATCGCACTGACAGAGAAGCGCTACTTGGCGACGTTCGGGACGATATCCTAAGAGCCATGGAGGCTTTATCTGATACTGAGCGTGACGTCGTTGCACTAAAGTTCTACGGTGAGCGATCCTATGCAGAAATAGCGGAAGAACTTGGTAAGCGCGAAGATGCTATACGGCAACATGTTGCACGTGCACTTCGCAAGATGCGGGCAGTGTTAAGCAAAGAACAAAATGACAATGAATAA
- a CDS encoding cation-translocating P-type ATPase — translation MNMLAHVRQSFDSPRREFLIAPFLAGALILEKAFAGSDYVSFVNNIIWAVAILGALPLLFVSVQQLYRREITIEVFNLFALIVALVLNHPTAAVWIDLMLTFASYLEWRTKSRANNAIEELLRLRPEVAHRELSGDIVEDIGPEDVRVGDILVVKAGERIPVDGLIIFGEAIIDESSFTGESVPEEKTIGAEVYTATLLAGGVLKIRATQVGEDTTLARLLTLMRAAAVQKSKAQRFADKFAGIFLPIVALAGVLIYIFTRDPAMVAAFFLIICADDIAVAIPLAMEAGLGEAARRGVIIKGGKHVEALAKIRTVVFDKTGTLTLGKFAVDSVELAQGVPLRQFWQYVAMAEKFSEHPIGRAVYAEACKVVGEPRDPDHVEVLRGAGIHISSEGTEVVVGNHRALEASGIVLDGDARDCIGGIHQHGGKTILLVYVGGKYFGSIIAADTPKLEAKTALAQLTSMGIHTVMLTGDRKEVAEDIATTLGIEEYVAGLSPEDKLRRIAELSEQGVTAMVGDGINDAPALVRADIGIAMGSIGTAVAIEAADIIVLTDQLERIPEMIMLARRVRGVVWGNIGIWFVTNALGVFLVLTRFAGIPLAAAYNFGTDFLPLLNSSRLFRSKRGK, via the coding sequence ATGAATATGCTTGCTCATGTGAGGCAGTCTTTTGATTCACCGAGAAGAGAATTTCTCATTGCTCCATTTCTTGCAGGGGCACTCATCCTTGAAAAAGCGTTTGCTGGTTCCGACTATGTATCTTTTGTAAACAATATAATTTGGGCTGTTGCTATATTGGGTGCTCTCCCACTTCTTTTTGTTTCTGTGCAACAACTTTATCGCAGAGAGATTACGATTGAGGTATTTAATCTATTTGCGCTTATTGTTGCACTTGTGCTTAATCATCCAACTGCGGCGGTATGGATAGATCTCATGCTCACCTTCGCTTCCTACCTTGAGTGGCGTACAAAGTCCCGAGCAAATAATGCTATTGAGGAGTTGTTGCGCTTGCGTCCAGAAGTGGCGCACCGAGAGCTCTCTGGTGATATAGTTGAAGATATTGGTCCCGAGGACGTGCGTGTTGGGGATATTCTTGTGGTAAAGGCGGGTGAACGTATACCCGTCGACGGGCTTATCATTTTTGGAGAAGCAATCATTGATGAGTCTTCATTTACTGGTGAATCAGTGCCAGAGGAGAAGACTATTGGTGCCGAGGTGTATACTGCCACTTTGCTTGCTGGTGGAGTGCTTAAGATTCGTGCGACACAAGTCGGTGAAGACACTACACTCGCACGTTTACTTACGTTGATGCGAGCGGCTGCAGTACAGAAGTCAAAAGCACAGCGCTTTGCGGACAAGTTTGCGGGAATATTCCTCCCCATCGTGGCGCTTGCTGGTGTACTGATTTACATATTCACACGTGATCCAGCAATGGTCGCAGCATTTTTCCTTATAATTTGCGCCGATGATATAGCCGTTGCGATACCTCTTGCCATGGAGGCTGGGCTTGGAGAAGCAGCGCGACGCGGAGTTATTATCAAGGGTGGAAAGCATGTTGAGGCTCTGGCAAAGATACGGACGGTCGTTTTTGACAAGACAGGAACATTGACGCTTGGAAAATTTGCAGTCGATTCTGTGGAACTCGCACAAGGAGTACCACTACGTCAATTCTGGCAGTACGTTGCAATGGCGGAAAAGTTTTCTGAACATCCAATTGGTAGGGCAGTATATGCAGAGGCATGCAAGGTTGTTGGAGAACCTCGTGACCCTGATCACGTAGAGGTTCTCAGGGGTGCGGGCATTCATATTAGCTCAGAAGGGACTGAAGTCGTTGTAGGTAATCATCGGGCACTAGAGGCATCAGGAATCGTTCTCGACGGGGATGCGCGGGATTGTATTGGCGGTATACATCAGCACGGCGGAAAGACTATCTTGCTTGTTTACGTTGGGGGTAAGTATTTCGGGTCGATCATCGCCGCAGATACGCCAAAACTCGAAGCGAAAACAGCGCTCGCACAATTGACTTCTATGGGGATTCATACAGTTATGCTCACTGGTGACCGCAAGGAAGTTGCAGAAGATATCGCAACAACTCTTGGAATTGAGGAATATGTCGCTGGGTTATCTCCGGAAGATAAGCTGAGGCGAATTGCTGAGTTGTCTGAGCAGGGAGTGACTGCGATGGTTGGTGATGGTATTAATGATGCGCCAGCACTTGTGCGTGCTGATATCGGAATAGCGATGGGGAGTATTGGCACTGCAGTTGCAATTGAAGCGGCTGATATCATCGTGCTTACCGATCAGCTTGAACGAATACCAGAGATGATTATGCTCGCACGTCGTGTGCGTGGCGTTGTATGGGGGAATATTGGCATATGGTTTGTAACTAATGCGCTTGGTGTTTTCTTGGTGCTCACTCGTTTTGCTGGAATTCCTCTTGCTGCGGCGTATAATTTTGGTACTGACTTTCTCCCGCTCCTTAATTCCTCACGATTATTTAGGAGCAAGAGGGGAAAGTGA
- a CDS encoding methyltransferase domain-containing protein, with protein MKSPHSSSFGPRKSFGGKPSFGGDRGGRPSFGDRKPLRDRPSFGDRPRPSFGDRGGRPSFGGDRGGRPSFGGDRGGRPSFGDRKSFSDRPRFGGDARPSFDDRPRPSMGERSNEREDRFPENGQRRVERSFTQDFEKPTASARPERPTLMNNVMAQATNEADTLTPRKQKSYMRTTPGNEQTGDAQTSWGQVSDWYDKHLETEEDTYHRMVILPNLARLVAPQDGEHILELACGQGFFARRFQEEVKGAVIDGMDISPELIEIAKKRAPKMNFMVGNAEECAGIADNTYDTVYMVLAIQNVERIDKLFGEVQRILKTGGTFHVVMNHPAFRIPKESSWEYVDEKNVQSRRIDAYLSTSKVAMDMHPGIVGSPQTISFHRPLQTYFKQLTKFGFAIDKLEEWISHKVSDNGPRMDAENRARKEFPLFMYLRAKKLA; from the coding sequence ATGAAATCACCCCACTCAAGCTCATTTGGCCCACGAAAGTCATTTGGAGGAAAGCCATCATTTGGTGGCGACCGCGGAGGCCGTCCATCATTTGGCGACCGTAAGCCACTGCGAGACCGCCCATCATTCGGGGATCGTCCACGTCCATCTTTTGGTGACCGTGGTGGACGCCCATCATTCGGAGGAGATCGCGGAGGCCGTCCATCATTTGGCGGTGACCGTGGCGGACGACCATCTTTCGGTGATCGTAAGTCTTTCTCGGACCGTCCACGCTTTGGAGGTGATGCACGTCCATCGTTCGACGATCGACCACGCCCATCTATGGGTGAGCGCAGCAATGAGCGCGAGGATCGCTTCCCTGAGAATGGGCAGCGTCGCGTTGAGCGCAGCTTCACACAAGATTTCGAAAAGCCAACAGCAAGTGCACGACCTGAGCGTCCTACGCTCATGAATAACGTCATGGCACAGGCAACGAACGAGGCAGACACACTTACGCCACGCAAGCAGAAGTCTTACATGCGCACCACTCCAGGTAATGAGCAGACCGGCGATGCACAGACCTCATGGGGTCAGGTATCAGACTGGTATGACAAGCACTTGGAGACCGAGGAAGATACCTACCATCGTATGGTCATCCTCCCAAACCTCGCTCGTCTCGTCGCACCACAGGACGGAGAGCACATCCTCGAGCTCGCTTGTGGACAAGGTTTCTTCGCTCGTCGCTTCCAGGAGGAAGTAAAGGGTGCAGTCATCGATGGTATGGACATTAGTCCTGAACTCATCGAGATTGCAAAGAAGCGTGCGCCAAAGATGAACTTCATGGTTGGTAATGCAGAAGAGTGTGCAGGAATCGCAGATAATACCTACGATACTGTTTACATGGTGCTTGCCATCCAGAATGTTGAGCGCATCGATAAGCTCTTCGGTGAAGTACAGCGCATCTTGAAGACTGGTGGAACATTCCACGTCGTCATGAATCATCCCGCTTTCCGCATTCCAAAGGAATCATCATGGGAGTATGTTGATGAGAAGAATGTACAGTCACGTCGTATCGATGCGTACCTCTCTACCTCAAAGGTTGCGATGGACATGCATCCTGGCATCGTCGGCTCACCACAGACCATCTCATTCCACCGCCCACTCCAGACCTACTTCAAGCAACTCACGAAGTTCGGCTTCGCGATAGACAAGCTCGAAGAATGGATCTCGCACAAGGTAAGCGACAACGGACCACGTATGGATGCAGAGAATCGCGCTCGAAAAGAGTTCCCTCTCTTCATGTACTTACGTGCAAAGAAGCTCGCATAA